The Candidatus Polarisedimenticolia bacterium DNA window ACTTCACCGACTTCCACTTCAACTCGGCGGTCTACCTGCGCGGCATGCTGCTGGAGACGCTGCTGCGCCGCCGGCTGAAGGAGCGCTTCGGAGAAACCTGGCGGCGGCGCAAGGAAGCGGGAGGGTTCCTGAAAGACCTCTGGAAGGGTGGCGGAAGGATCTCGCATGCCGACGCGCTGGAGCGCCTCGGCGGCCGCGAGTACGACTTTACGCCGCTCGTCGAAGACATGAAGTCTCTGCTCGCCTAAACACGGCCAGGTCCTCGGTTACAACTTCCCTCATTGAAACGAGTCGGTTGACTCGGCGGGTAGCGGGCCTATATTCCCCATGGGCCATCGGAGCGCCCTTTATTGTCACAGGGGATCCATGTCTTCCCAAGCACAACCCGCCTTCCAGACCTCCGACGATCTGTTCCGGCGCGGCATCGAGTCGCTGGAGGGCAAGCATTACCAGCAAGCCATCAAGTTGATCCAGGCCGCCATCGAGCTCGACCGGCAGGAGAGCACCGCCAGCGGCGTGAAGATGCGACACCTGTCCTACCTCGGGCTGGCGCTCAACCTGTCGCAGGGTCGCTCGGAGGAAGGGCTGAAGCTGTGCGAGCAGGCGGCGCGGCGGGAGTTCTTCGACGCCGACCTGTTCTGCAATCTCGGCATCGCCTACCTGCGCAACCGGCAGAAGAAGCCGGCCTTCGAAGCCTTCCGCAAAGGGCTGGCCCTCAAGCCCGGGCATCGCCGCATCAAGGAGGAGATGAACCGGCTGGAGCGCCGCAGCCGGCCCGTGTTCCGCGGCCTGCCCCGCAATCACAGCCTGAATGTCTTCTTCGGGAAGCTGCGCTACCGCATGGGATCGCTCTTCTCGGGCTCCGACGAAGAATAAGCCGCCTTCTGCTACCTGCCCGATCCCGCGGCCGGCTCCGCGGTCCGCTCCATTTCCGATTCGAGCTTCTTGACCATCTCGGCGGTCATCTTCAAGCGCACATGGACCTGGTCCCCCTCGTGGCTGACGCGCAGGGCGTCCATCACCTTGTCCAGCTCGGGATGGCTCGCCCCCGAGCCGAGCCTGGCGAAGCCGACGATCCCCTTCAGAGTGTCGGCCAGGCTGCGGGCGCGTATCGGCGAGTCGCTGCCGATGAGCAGATCGAGCGCCATGTCCTGCTCGAGGGTCGCCGCCAGGCTGGCCGAGACCACCGACTCGAGGCCGCCCGCACGGATGCCGCCCGGGCCCACGCCGAAGCCGCTGCCGCTCACGCGGCGCAGCGCCTGACCGTCCAGCAGCGCCCAGATCTGCGCTTCGGCAGGAAGGCCCGGCATCATCTTCTTCATGAGCGGATTGCCGGCGAGAGAAGCTTTCCCCTTGTCGCGAGTGTCGAGGATGGCGCGCAGCGAGTCCGCCTTACCCAGCGCAATCGTGCCCTCATCGACCGGAGTGAGTGAGACATCCCCCACCTCGGGGACGACCGCCAGGCTGTAGATCGTCCACTTGCCGTAAGGCTCCGCCGCCATCCGCGAGGAGGGCTCCGCCAGCCCCTTTTGCATCTTCGGCAGATCGAACCTGCCGCGCAGCAGTGCCGACCATTCCCCTCCTTCGCCGCGCGGCCGGCAAGCCAGCATCACTCCATCCACATCCTTCTCCGGATCGATGCCGAGGCGGCGCAGGAAGGTCTTGGCTTCGATGAAATGCTCCGAGCCGGCGGAAGCCGAAGCGTCCCAGTCGCGGTACAGGGGCGACCGCTTCAAGGCGATCGTGTCGGCGTAGGCGACGAAGAAGACATCGCCCGGCAGGTAGGAAAGGTCGGGTGTCGGCCGGGCCGGGGCCGCCTTCTTCCAGCAACCCACCAGCAAAACCAACCCGACCATGGTGGTGCAGAGCTTGTTGGGAATGGAATGTTTAGTCATTTGTTTCCAGAAAGATAACATCGTTCCAAAGCTTGCTTTGCATCCCCCCCGGGCGGGGCCTGGGGAGATTCCACAAGCTTCGCACCACCATGGGGGGATTACTATATTCGGATCAGTGGCCCACCATACGGGCGATTTCCTCTCCGATGGCCTCCCCCACCTGCCGAACCTATATTTCCACGGTCGCGATGCCCCGGTCGCGACGGAGCGCCTAAGTCGATGCCCTTCAATGCCCAGGACCCGGTCGAGCCGATCAGCCGGGTCATCCGCGAACTGTCGACCGCCACCAAGGTGGTGTCTTTCTATTCCTCCGACAACCCGGCGGTGCGTGTGGCAGTGGACCGAGTCCATCACCTTCTCGGATTACTGTTCAACCGGGAAACCGAGCTGTCTATATCCTTCGGAGAGGCCGGCATCATGCATCGCGGGGCCTATCTCCCCGACTCCGATCCCGTCCTGAGAGGTTTCTCCTCGTTCCTGCTGAACCGCGGCATCGCGCGTCTGACGCTTCGCCGCGGGCTGGACACCGCCACGCTGACCGATTTCCTGCGCCTGCTCGGCAGCGATCCGCGCACCCTCGGGTCGACGGGAGGGCTGGCCCGCCAGCTGGCCGATCGGCGCATCAGCACCATTACCCTGGAGGAGATCGATCTCGAGAGGATCCTGGCGTCGGAGGTGGAGTCGATCCCGGGAGAAGGTGCGGCCACCGAGGAAGAGCGTGGCGCCTGGAAGACGCTTCTCGCTTCCTACCTGCTGGAGGGGGCGAAGACCGCGCCCGCCGGCGTGCGCGCCCTGCTCCGCAGCCTGGCTTCGGAGCCGGGGCGCCTGCGTGAATGGCTGGAGCACCCGATGGTCGGCTCCTCGCGCGACCTGCCGAAGCTGATGCAGCGCCTTGCGCAGGAAGTGGGCCGCGAGACGCCGGAGAGTCTCGAGGCGCTTTCCGGTCGCCTGGCCGAAGCCCTGCCCGTCCTCGCGGGGCGCCTGCGCATGGACCTGATGCTCGTCAAGGCGCCGGTCGGAGCGGACCAGGGGGACCTGATGGAGCTGACGGCCGCACGCCTGTCGGAAACGGGCGTGGCCGACCTGATCGGGTCGTTCGTGAAGGCGGAGCGCCAGCTCAGCCCGCGTCTGTTCGCCGCCTGCGCCCGCGTCTTCTCGGTGCGCGGCAAGACCGCCCCCTATTTCGGCGACATCACCGCCGCGATCGCGGCCGCGGCCGAGGACGGTGTCGAGCTGGATCGGGTCTGGCAGTCGCTGCAGGGACTGCTGGTGGAATCGGACCAGGAATATCTCGCCGAGACCGCCCATGCCACCCTCGAAGAGGCGGAGCGCCATCTGGGCCTGGACGCCCCGCTGCGCCAGGCGCTGGAGGCCGACGAAGGGTTCGTTGCGGCCTTCGCGCCGGAAGCGATCTCGGATCATGCCTGCCGCGTGATCATGGGCGCGCTCGATGCCGAGAAGGACGCGGCGCGTATCGAGTCGTTGCGCGACGATCTCGAGCGGCGCGCCCGGCGCATGTCGGGACGCGAGAGAATGGGTCTGCTGGCCGATACGGTGCGCTCGATCTCCGAGCTGCGCGGCGAGGACCACAAGGCGCCGGGGCGCTTCGGCATGGACCGGCGGGTCCGCTCGGTGGTCGAGCAGATGGTGCGCGTCTTTCGCACCGACTTCGAGCACCTGACCGAAGAGCAGAAGAGCCGCGCCGGGATCGAATTCAAGGAGCTGGGAGGCATCGCCGCGCCGGTGCTCACCGACGCCCTGAGCGAAGAGGAGAACTGGGAAGTCCGCCGCGGCATCATCGCGGTGCTCTCCTCCCTGGGACGGGCCGCCATGCCGGTGCTGTTGAAGCGGCTGGATGATTCCTCCTGGTTCCTGGTGCGCAACGTGGCGCTGCTGCTCGGCGAGATCGGCGGCCAGAGCCTGGTGGAGCCGCTGGCGGGGCTGCTCATGCATCCCGAGCCGCGCGTGCGTCGCGAGGCGGCGGGAGCGCTGGGGAAGATAGGCGGCTCGCGGGCCATCGCCCACCTGCGCAAGGCGATCCTCGATCCGGAGGTGTGCACGGTGGCGGCGCGGGTCCTGGGCGAGATCGATCGCGAGAATACCGTGGCCCTCTTCTCCAAGCGGCTGGCGCGCACCGGCCGGATGATCTCCGACGGGCGCGCCGCCCGCGACGCAATCGCCATCCTCGGGGAGATGGAGGCGGCGGAAGCGGTCCCGCTCCTGAGCCGCATCCTGCTGCGCGGCTTCTGGCTGCCCCTGTCGACCGGCGACACGCTGCGCACGCAGGCGGCCCAGGCGCTGTACCGCATCGGGACGGACGAGGCCATCGACGCCCTGCGCGCCGGCGCCAAGAGCGCGCGCCGCGTGGTCCGCGACACCTGCACGACTCTGACGAGCGGCGGTGAGCCGCCTGTCGATCCTCCCGACTTGCCCGCCTCGGAGGCCGCGGCATGAGCTCAGCGCCCGATTACCTGGAGCTGGTGCGCAACCTGATCTCGGCGCTCAACGGCCGGCGCAACCATCCGGCCCACCATCCGGCCTTCGAGCGCAGCCTCGCCCGGCTGGAGCAGTCGCTGCACAACCTGATGGTGAGCCGCGACGAGATCCAGCTGGGCGTCCTCGGTGACCACCTGCTCGCCGACGGCCTTCCCTGGGAGGAGCAGGAAGAGCCGCTCTCGCACCTCTCGCGCGAGCTGCGCTCCCACGGCATCGACAAGCTGACCTTCCAGCGCGGCTTCACCCGCACCGATCTCGGCAGCCTGCTCGAGGTCCTGGCGGGAGATCGCGCCACCGTCCGGTCGGTCTCGTCCTCCGCCGCTGCCCAGGACCTGCTGGCCGGACGCGGAGTCAGCCGGATCCGGGTCGGGCGGCACGAGACGACGGGAAAGACGGAGCTAGCCGAGGAGGAAATCACTCCGGAGGCGCGCGCCTATCGCGACACCGTCGACGGACTGGAAGAAGCCATGGATTGCGCCCGCGGCGGCCGGTTCCTGCGCACCCGCCAGCTCCTGACGCTGGTGGAGGGGCTGATGCAGCACCTGGCGCGCGACCCGGCGCCGCTGCTGATGCAGACGGCCCGCCGCAAGCCGCCCGAGTATGCCGCCACCCACGTCGTGAACGTCGCCATTTTGACGATGGCTCAGGTCCAGGCCCTCAGCTCGGATGCGGAGGTGATCCGCGAGTATGGCGCCGCCGCCCTGATGCACGATCTCGGGAAAGTGAGGATCCCGGCGGAGATCCTGGAGAAGCGCAGCCGTCTGAGCGAGGCCGAGGTCGAGGTCCTCCGCCGCCACCCGGTCGACTCGCTGCACCTGCTGCGCGAGACCCCGGGAGTGGGGGACCTGGCGCTCGTGGTGGCCTTCGAGCACCACCGGCGCTTCGATTTGTCGGGCTATCCGGTGCTTCCGCGTCCCCTGCCGCAGCACTTCGCCAGCCGCCTCGTGGCCCTGGCCGACGCCTACGACGCGATGCGCAGCGATCGCAGCTACCAGCGCGAGATTCCTCCCGAGCAGGCGCTCGACATCCTCCGCCAGCAGTCGGGCAAGCTGTTCGATCCGGTCCTGGTCCGATTGTTCATCCGGATGGTAGGGGCTTTTCCGCCGGGCACGCGCATCCGCCTCGACACGGGGGAGGAGGCGGTCGTGGTGAAGGCCAATCCTTCCGATCCCCACCGGCCGATCGTCCGCCTGGAAGAGAGGGTCTCCGATGCGGAGGACCGCTTCCGCCTGGTGAATCTCGGCGAGCGGGACCCCAAGACCGGCGCCTACCGGCGCTCCGCCATCTGCTCCCTTCTCGACTTCGCGCACCGCGGCTGAGAGGCCGTCCGGACCTATCCCTTCCGGTCTTTCGCTGAACCCTGCCCGGGCTCTTTCAGGACTGGGCAGGCCCCGGCTTGCACTGCGAGGGGCCTTTGATGCAGCTCACGGCCCGCGCCTCGACCTGCTCGCTATGGATGATGGCGGGTGCGTGGTACGGCTTCTTCTCGGTTGCGGGCGCGGACGGGTGCCTCATCTTGCCTCCAGAGGGAGTGAATGGAGATGCTGTGGCGAGACCGGGATTGGGGAAGGCAATGCGGGTGAGGCGACGGGACCGGGAGGATGGCGGTAGGGTGGAATGGAGAATCTCCGGGACCTGGAAGGCGGGAAACGAGCCGGGCTCACGGCCGCGTCGCGAAAAGATCGGCGCGACGGCGGACGCTTCGCCAGGAGGCGGGTCGACAGACGGAGCCAAAGGGCCTTTCGGGAGGATCGGTCCCGCAACGCCGGTAACTCTCCGCCTTCTTCCCAACCCGATCGGTTTGCCCGCATCAGGCAAGTTCGGCAGCAAGTAACCCCACTGCGTGTATGCCCTGCCGGCGGTCGGTCAGCCTGCCGTCCCGGCGCGAAGGTTGGGAGCCGCGCCGGAAGGCGCGCGTAATCTGACCTGATCCGGAGATCTTGTCAAGGCCCCGGCGCGGGGCACCTTCTGCCTTCCTCACCTCATCTTGGGCATGGACTCACAGCTTGCGCTTTCGATACACGTGGGAGTTCGAGAGTGAGTATTCTCTCATCTCACGAACGCCAAGCAGCATTCTGGAAACACGGCTCGGCAATCTTGCAATCAATTTGCGTAGGAATCTGTCTTCCTTCCTGAGGCCTTCCCCACGCCACGCAACGAGGTAGTCGCTTTGCAAAGGTGGAACCTTGAACAGCTCCCGGTCACTGAGCTTCTTCGCTTCCACTCTCATGATGACGGGCTTATTCGATACCAAACCCACCCGGCGGCCGACAAGCATCGGATCCGCTATCTCGTAGGCCGCTCCGGAGTGCGGCGTTCTTTCAACAGAGGGGAACATGGCTTTGCAGAAGAAAACTCTCTGGAGCTGAAATCCATTCTCCTCCGAGAAGACTCGAAACATCAGCTCGGGGCTGAATTGATAGAAACCGTGACCGCACAGGTTGTTCGCTGGGCATGCGATGAAAATGCTCCCCCCCACTTTCAACATCTTCATGAGGCTCGAGATCGCGTTGGGAAAGTTGAACACATGCTCGAGGGAGCCGCCATCGATGATGGCATCGAACCGGTTCCACAGATCACGGGTTACCGGCTCATTGAGATCCTGAATAAGATCAGCGCCTTCATATTGGGAATAGTCGAGAATCCTCAACAACCTGACTCCCAGGAAATCCCGGAGAAACTGATCCGAAGGATCACCGAAGACGTAGTTGACCAAGGCCTCGTTCACGGAATCCGGGAATCTTTCCTTGTAAAGCCGCTTCAGGGTTCTGGTTTCTGCGGGATGGAGAAAAAGGACCTGGTGGCCTACGGTCAGGGTAGTGTCGAACGAAAGCCCCCTGGTTCGGGCATCCAAGAGGACCTTGGCGTCCGCGTAGCAAATCCCCATGTTCTTCCCCCAAGCTGGGACAGATACCGCTTTGTGGGGACGGCGGGAGGGAATCCGATCAGTCGGGCAGCCCGATCCGGCGCAGGTGCGCGACGATCCGCTCGGAGGCCCGCCCGTCCCAGAGCTCCGGCACCGCGGTGGCGCGGCGCTCCCCATCCAGCGCCCTTTCGGCCGCCGCCAGAATCCGCTCGGTGTCGTTGCCCACCAGGACGTTGGTGCCCTCGCGCAGCGTCACCGGCCTCTCGGTGTTGTCCCGCAGCGTCAGGCAGGGAACGCCCAGGACGCTGGTCTCCTCCTGGATGCCGCCCGAGTCGGTCAGGACCAGCCGCGCGTTCTTCTCGAGATGGATGAAATCGATGTAGCCGATCGGGTCGAGGGTGCGGATCCCCGCCGCCTGCGTGGAGACACCGAACTCTTCCAGCATCTTGCGGGTGCGCGGGTGGATCGGGAAGACGATGGGGAGACGGCGAGACAGGATTTCCAGCGCCGCGAAGATGCGCTTCAGCGGGGCCACGTCGTCGACGTTGCTCGGACGGTGCAGCGTGAGGAGCGCGTAGTCGCGCGGCAGGCGCAGCTGCGCGCGGATCGGGGATCGGTCGACCTTCCCCTGGAACCGCAGCAGCGTGTCGATCATGACGTTGCCCACGAAGAAGATGCGGCTCGGCTCGGCCCCCTCGCGCAGGAGGTTCTCGTCGGCATCGCGGCTGGTCGTGAAGTGGTAGGTCGACAAGGCGTCGGTCACGATCCGGTTGATCTCCTCGGGCATGCTTCGATCCCAGCTCCGCAATCCCGCTTCAACGTGAGCCACGGGGACGCCCGCCTTCGCCGCCACGACGCTGCAGGCGAGCGTGGAGTTCACGTCGCCGACCAGGAGGACCAGGTCCGCCGGGTCCTGCTCCAGCACCGCTTCGAAGGCCACCATCACCTTGCCCGTCTGCGACGCCTGGCTGCCGGAACCGACCCCCAGGTGCAGATCGGGCGAGGGAATCTCCAGGTCGTTGAAGAAGACCTCCGACATCTCCGGATCGTAGTGCTGCCCCGTGTGGACCAGGACGGGACGCATCTCCGGGTGTCGCAGCATCTCCCGCATCAGCGGGGCAATCTTCATGAAATTGGGGCGCGCGCCCACCACGCAGTGGATCTTCAATCGTCCTCCTGTCAGCCCTGCCCTGCCGCTACGATCCCGGCGCCCCGGCCGAGGTGGGCGTCAGGCCTGCGACAATCCCCGCCAGGCGCTCTCCCAGGACCCGGTGAGCTCTGGTCCCCCACAGGTGTCCTTCGGGAGAAGCGTAATCCTGCTCCCCCTCGAGCCAGTCGGCCGCGTCAAAGAAGCGCAGCTGGCCTTCAGCTTCCAGCTGCCTCACCTTCTCCTCGATTCTCGGAAACTCCCGGAGCTGCCCATTGACCGTGACGAGCAACAGCCGCACTCCTCGGGCATGAAGGTCCCGCGCGAAGGCCTCGAGGAGCTGCGCGTGGTTCGTCTCGTCCAGCCCGGCCGTCGCGCCGTCCTTTGCCAGGTCCGCACGGCTCCTTTCGATCACGCGTCCTGCCATGAGGCGATACAGCCGATCGCGCACGAGATTGTAAATCTGGCTCTTCTGGATCAGCGAGCGGGAGAGGAAGTCCTTGATTCGGAACACCCCGGCGTGCGAGTCGTGGAACACGAAGCGGCCGTCGCGCAGCTGGGCCACCGGACATTTCAGGTTGTCCTCGGGGTCGTTGGCGGAGAACTGCAGGATCACGACCCGCGGATCGTAGAGGGCACCGAAGTCGTAATAGCGGCGGATCTCCTGGGTCAGCCCCCAGCCTCCCAGGGCCAGGTTCAGCACGTGCGCCGCCCCATGGAGGTCCCGCTCCAGGACCTCGGAATACTCCTCTCCGTCCGCCACTCCGGCGCCGAACGAGTAGGAATCCCCGAGTACGACGATGAGCGGCTTCGCGTCGCTGCGCGGCAGGGAGAGCCGCGGTCCGCGGTTGCCGTCGGCGTTGATGGTGTAGACGAACCGCCAGCGGCCCGGCCTCTCATGCACCATCCGGGCGCCCGGATAGGCGGTCGTGCAGTAATGCGGCGAATAGGCCCAGCGGGGCGACAGAGTATCTTGAGGATAGAAGAGACGAAGCACGATCTCCAAAATGGCGATTGCGGCCACCGTGGAAGCGGTGAGCGCAAGACAGCCGTAGAGCCGAAGCTTGGTCAGAGAGCGGTCGCCGCCCTCTGCGGCGACGCCGGGAGTCCTCAAGTGGGAAGGACTCCTTGAACCGGCGGCCGGGGATCGGCGGCGCGATCCGCGCCTCGCGGCGCGGCCGTGCCAGCTCCCTGCTCTGATTTTCGCTCACGCAGATACTCCGCCACGCTGAGGGCGAATTCTTCCTCGACCCGTGAGGCACCGTCAATCGGCTGCCATGCCGTCGGAGAGCGCTCGAAATGAAACGGGGCCTCGTCGATGGTCGTGGTGCCGAAGTAGACCGCCTGGAACTCGAGGAGATGGAGCCGGTCCCCATCGACGGCGATGTCGAGCGAAATCTGCGGGACCTCGAAGCCTGCGAAAACCGCGGAGGCGAAATCGAGCACCTGGGAAGGTACCTCGCGCACGAATTCGAAGCGGCCGCTGCCGCTCGCCCGGAAATCTCCGGTGCGCACGCGGCGCCGCAGGACGTAGTATTTCCTCCCATACACCAGCACCTTCCAGTCGTTGGTGAGGCCCGCGAGAAAAGGCTGCACGATGAAGCGCTTGCGATGCAGCGATTCGCGTCGATATCCCTTGCGTCGGATC harbors:
- a CDS encoding SGNH/GDSL hydrolase family protein translates to MRTPGVAAEGGDRSLTKLRLYGCLALTASTVAAIAILEIVLRLFYPQDTLSPRWAYSPHYCTTAYPGARMVHERPGRWRFVYTINADGNRGPRLSLPRSDAKPLIVVLGDSYSFGAGVADGEEYSEVLERDLHGAAHVLNLALGGWGLTQEIRRYYDFGALYDPRVVILQFSANDPEDNLKCPVAQLRDGRFVFHDSHAGVFRIKDFLSRSLIQKSQIYNLVRDRLYRLMAGRVIERSRADLAKDGATAGLDETNHAQLLEAFARDLHARGVRLLLVTVNGQLREFPRIEEKVRQLEAEGQLRFFDAADWLEGEQDYASPEGHLWGTRAHRVLGERLAGIVAGLTPTSAGAPGS
- a CDS encoding HEAT repeat domain-containing protein, which produces MPFNAQDPVEPISRVIRELSTATKVVSFYSSDNPAVRVAVDRVHHLLGLLFNRETELSISFGEAGIMHRGAYLPDSDPVLRGFSSFLLNRGIARLTLRRGLDTATLTDFLRLLGSDPRTLGSTGGLARQLADRRISTITLEEIDLERILASEVESIPGEGAATEEERGAWKTLLASYLLEGAKTAPAGVRALLRSLASEPGRLREWLEHPMVGSSRDLPKLMQRLAQEVGRETPESLEALSGRLAEALPVLAGRLRMDLMLVKAPVGADQGDLMELTAARLSETGVADLIGSFVKAERQLSPRLFAACARVFSVRGKTAPYFGDITAAIAAAAEDGVELDRVWQSLQGLLVESDQEYLAETAHATLEEAERHLGLDAPLRQALEADEGFVAAFAPEAISDHACRVIMGALDAEKDAARIESLRDDLERRARRMSGRERMGLLADTVRSISELRGEDHKAPGRFGMDRRVRSVVEQMVRVFRTDFEHLTEEQKSRAGIEFKELGGIAAPVLTDALSEEENWEVRRGIIAVLSSLGRAAMPVLLKRLDDSSWFLVRNVALLLGEIGGQSLVEPLAGLLMHPEPRVRREAAGALGKIGGSRAIAHLRKAILDPEVCTVAARVLGEIDRENTVALFSKRLARTGRMISDGRAARDAIAILGEMEAAEAVPLLSRILLRGFWLPLSTGDTLRTQAAQALYRIGTDEAIDALRAGAKSARRVVRDTCTTLTSGGEPPVDPPDLPASEAAA
- a CDS encoding HD domain-containing phosphohydrolase: MSSAPDYLELVRNLISALNGRRNHPAHHPAFERSLARLEQSLHNLMVSRDEIQLGVLGDHLLADGLPWEEQEEPLSHLSRELRSHGIDKLTFQRGFTRTDLGSLLEVLAGDRATVRSVSSSAAAQDLLAGRGVSRIRVGRHETTGKTELAEEEITPEARAYRDTVDGLEEAMDCARGGRFLRTRQLLTLVEGLMQHLARDPAPLLMQTARRKPPEYAATHVVNVAILTMAQVQALSSDAEVIREYGAAALMHDLGKVRIPAEILEKRSRLSEAEVEVLRRHPVDSLHLLRETPGVGDLALVVAFEHHRRFDLSGYPVLPRPLPQHFASRLVALADAYDAMRSDRSYQREIPPEQALDILRQQSGKLFDPVLVRLFIRMVGAFPPGTRIRLDTGEEAVVVKANPSDPHRPIVRLEERVSDAEDRFRLVNLGERDPKTGAYRRSAICSLLDFAHRG
- the wecB gene encoding UDP-N-acetylglucosamine 2-epimerase (non-hydrolyzing), with product MKIHCVVGARPNFMKIAPLMREMLRHPEMRPVLVHTGQHYDPEMSEVFFNDLEIPSPDLHLGVGSGSQASQTGKVMVAFEAVLEQDPADLVLLVGDVNSTLACSVVAAKAGVPVAHVEAGLRSWDRSMPEEINRIVTDALSTYHFTTSRDADENLLREGAEPSRIFFVGNVMIDTLLRFQGKVDRSPIRAQLRLPRDYALLTLHRPSNVDDVAPLKRIFAALEILSRRLPIVFPIHPRTRKMLEEFGVSTQAAGIRTLDPIGYIDFIHLEKNARLVLTDSGGIQEETSVLGVPCLTLRDNTERPVTLREGTNVLVGNDTERILAAAERALDGERRATAVPELWDGRASERIVAHLRRIGLPD